The following are encoded together in the Pseudomonas maumuensis genome:
- the accC gene encoding acetyl-CoA carboxylase biotin carboxylase subunit, whose protein sequence is MSGKLEKVLIANRGEIALRILRACKELGIKTVAVHSTADRELMHLGLADESVCIGPASSKESYLHIPAIIAAAEVTGATAIHPGYGFLAENADFAEQVENSGYIFIGPKADTIRLMGDKVSAKDAMIKSGVPTVPGSDGPLPEDPETALAIAREVGYPVIIKAAGGGGGRGMRVVHKEEDLIESAKLTRTEAGAAFGNPMVYLEKFLTNPRHVEVQVLSDGQGNAVHLGDRDCSLQRRHQKVLEEAPAPGIDEKARQEVFKRCVEACIEIGYRGAGTFEFLYENGRFYFIEMNTRVQVEHPVSEMVTGIDIVKEMLSIAAGNKLSFRQEDVVIRGHSLECRINAEDPKKFIPSPGKVKHFHAPGGNGVRVDSHLYSGYSVPPNYDSLIGKLITYGKDRDEAMARMRNALDEIVVDGIKTNIPLHRDLVRDEGFCKGGVNIHYLEHKLANQE, encoded by the coding sequence ATGTCTGGGAAGCTCGAAAAAGTTCTGATCGCCAACCGCGGGGAAATTGCCCTGCGGATCCTGCGTGCCTGCAAAGAGCTGGGCATCAAGACCGTCGCCGTGCACTCCACGGCCGACCGTGAACTGATGCACCTGGGCCTGGCAGACGAATCGGTCTGCATCGGCCCGGCATCGTCCAAGGAATCCTACCTGCACATCCCGGCGATCATCGCCGCCGCCGAAGTGACAGGCGCCACCGCCATCCACCCGGGCTACGGCTTCCTCGCGGAAAACGCCGATTTCGCCGAGCAGGTGGAAAACTCCGGCTATATCTTCATCGGCCCGAAAGCCGACACCATCCGCCTGATGGGCGACAAGGTGTCGGCCAAGGACGCGATGATCAAGTCGGGCGTACCGACCGTGCCGGGCTCCGACGGCCCGCTGCCGGAAGACCCGGAAACCGCGCTGGCGATCGCCCGCGAGGTGGGTTACCCAGTGATCATCAAGGCCGCCGGTGGCGGTGGTGGTCGCGGCATGCGCGTGGTGCATAAGGAAGAAGACCTGATCGAATCGGCCAAGCTGACCCGCACCGAAGCCGGTGCCGCGTTCGGCAACCCGATGGTCTACCTGGAGAAGTTCCTGACCAACCCACGCCACGTGGAAGTGCAGGTCCTGTCCGACGGCCAGGGCAACGCCGTACACCTGGGCGACCGTGACTGCTCGCTGCAGCGCCGCCACCAGAAGGTGCTGGAAGAAGCGCCTGCCCCAGGCATCGACGAGAAGGCCCGTCAGGAAGTCTTCAAGCGTTGCGTCGAAGCGTGCATCGAGATCGGCTACCGCGGTGCCGGTACCTTCGAGTTCCTGTACGAGAACGGCCGTTTCTACTTCATCGAAATGAACACCCGTGTTCAGGTGGAGCACCCGGTTTCGGAAATGGTCACCGGTATCGACATCGTCAAGGAGATGCTCAGCATCGCCGCTGGCAACAAGCTGTCGTTCCGCCAGGAAGACGTGGTGATCCGCGGCCACTCGCTGGAGTGCCGGATCAACGCCGAAGACCCGAAGAAGTTCATCCCGAGCCCAGGCAAGGTGAAGCACTTCCACGCCCCGGGCGGCAACGGCGTACGCGTCGATTCGCACCTGTACAGCGGCTACTCGGTTCCGCCGAACTACGATTCGTTGATCGGCAAGCTGATCACCTACGGCAAGGACCGCGACGAAGCCATGGCGCGCATGCGCAATGCCCTGGACGAGATCGTCGTCGACGGCATCAAGACCAACATCCCGCTGCACCGCGACCTGGTGCGTGATGAAGGTTTCTGCAAAGGCGGCGTCAACATCCACTACCTCGAGCACAAACTGGCCAACCAGGAGTGA
- a CDS encoding protein-disulfide reductase DsbD, translating to MRRLFFLLFLLLASPAFATGLLDNRPSATLGAASNSADFLPVHEAFKLSLIETDAQTVKLRFVATDGYYLYRHRFQFRTEPADIKLGAPNIPQGEAKHDEFFGDVEVYHGVLDIELPRNDPRAFTLLVGYQGCADKGLCYPPETARLSIDGQGAPLPASAEQGWTWKSLLLFFLAGVGLTFTPCVLPMLPILSGVVLRGQVGGLRGLSLSLAYVLPMAASFAVLGALMGLFGAGLNLQARLQSAWVLVPFAAFFVLFALAMFGLFDLKLPQALSSRLDSLAHRTKGGSLLGAAVLGVLSSLLVSPCVSAPLAGALLYISASGDALGGALKLFALGLGMGAPLLLVATGGAAWLPKSGPWMNTVKNAIGVLLLGLAIGLLSRVLPGPVTLLLIGLLAAGVALFLGALEFVVKTPRQRLAQLLGLALLVYALACWYGALSGQGDPLRPLPPPTVAGGPAAAKADAWQTITSPAALDAALAEAKAAGQPVLLDWYADWCISCKVIEHEVLNAPQVEAQLDAFRLLRFDITESNAEQRALLDRYRLFGPPALLFFAANGSEMTTDRVIGEINAGDFAQVVARVRGQLGL from the coding sequence ATGCGCCGCCTGTTTTTCCTGTTGTTCCTGCTGCTGGCCAGCCCTGCGTTCGCCACCGGCCTGCTCGACAACCGCCCCAGCGCCACCCTCGGCGCCGCGTCCAACAGCGCCGACTTCCTGCCGGTGCATGAAGCCTTCAAGCTCAGCCTGATCGAGACCGACGCCCAGACCGTCAAGCTGCGCTTCGTCGCCACCGACGGCTACTACCTCTACCGCCACCGCTTCCAGTTCCGCACCGAGCCTGCGGACATCAAGCTCGGCGCGCCGAACATCCCCCAAGGCGAGGCCAAGCACGACGAGTTCTTCGGCGACGTCGAGGTGTACCACGGCGTGCTCGACATCGAACTGCCGCGCAACGACCCGCGCGCCTTCACCCTGCTGGTGGGTTACCAGGGCTGTGCCGACAAGGGCCTGTGCTATCCGCCGGAAACCGCGCGGTTGAGCATCGATGGCCAAGGCGCCCCGCTGCCGGCAAGCGCCGAGCAGGGCTGGACCTGGAAGTCGCTGCTGCTGTTCTTCCTCGCCGGTGTCGGCCTTACCTTCACCCCGTGCGTGCTGCCGATGCTGCCGATCCTCTCCGGAGTGGTGCTGCGCGGCCAGGTCGGCGGCCTGCGCGGGTTGTCGCTGTCGCTGGCTTACGTGCTGCCGATGGCGGCGAGCTTCGCCGTGCTCGGCGCCCTGATGGGCCTGTTCGGCGCCGGCCTGAACCTGCAGGCGCGCCTGCAGTCGGCCTGGGTGCTGGTGCCGTTCGCCGCGTTCTTCGTGCTGTTCGCCCTGGCCATGTTCGGCCTGTTCGACCTCAAGCTGCCGCAGGCGCTGAGCAGCCGCCTGGACAGCCTCGCCCACCGCACCAAAGGTGGCTCGCTGCTGGGCGCGGCGGTGCTCGGCGTGCTGTCCAGCCTGCTGGTCTCGCCCTGCGTGTCGGCACCGCTGGCCGGCGCGCTGCTGTACATCAGCGCCAGCGGCGACGCGCTGGGCGGCGCCCTGAAACTGTTCGCCCTGGGCCTGGGCATGGGCGCGCCGCTGTTGCTGGTCGCCACCGGTGGCGCCGCCTGGCTGCCGAAGAGCGGGCCGTGGATGAACACGGTGAAGAACGCCATCGGCGTGTTGCTGCTGGGCCTGGCCATCGGCCTGCTCAGCCGCGTGCTGCCGGGGCCCGTCACTCTGCTGCTGATCGGCCTGCTGGCCGCCGGCGTGGCGCTGTTCCTCGGCGCCCTGGAGTTCGTGGTGAAAACCCCGCGCCAGCGCCTGGCGCAATTGCTCGGCCTGGCGCTGCTGGTCTACGCGCTGGCCTGCTGGTATGGCGCCCTCAGCGGCCAGGGCGATCCGCTGCGCCCACTGCCGCCACCCACTGTGGCCGGCGGCCCCGCAGCAGCCAAGGCCGACGCCTGGCAGACCATCACCAGCCCCGCCGCCCTCGATGCGGCCCTGGCCGAGGCAAAGGCTGCCGGCCAGCCAGTGCTGCTCGACTGGTACGCCGACTGGTGCATCAGCTGCAAGGTAATCGAGCACGAGGTGCTCAACGCGCCGCAGGTGGAGGCGCAACTCGACGCCTTCCGCCTGCTGCGCTTCGACATCACCGAAAGTAATGCCGAACAGCGCGCCCTGCTCGACCGCTACCGCCTGTTCGGCCCACCCGCGTTGCTGTTCTTTGCGGCGAACGGCAGCGAAATGACCACCGATCGGGTGATCGGCGAGATAAACGCCGGGGATTTTGCCCAGGTTGTGGCGCGCGTGCGCGGCCAACTCGGTCTATAA
- a CDS encoding translation initiation factor Sui1: MAKKASSFAALGGLVYSTDAGRHCPDCGQPVDACTCKQQVIPEGDGIARVRRESKGRGGKTVTTVTGVPLPLEQLKELASTLKRRCGTGGALKDGVIEIQGDHVELLLGELTKQGFKAKKSGG, translated from the coding sequence GTGGCCAAGAAAGCTTCTTCCTTCGCCGCCCTTGGCGGTCTCGTTTATTCCACCGATGCCGGTCGGCACTGTCCCGACTGTGGCCAGCCGGTGGACGCCTGTACCTGCAAGCAGCAGGTCATCCCCGAAGGGGATGGCATTGCCCGTGTGCGTCGTGAAAGCAAAGGTCGCGGCGGCAAGACCGTGACCACCGTCACCGGCGTCCCGCTGCCCCTCGAACAGCTCAAGGAGCTCGCCAGCACGCTCAAGCGTCGCTGCGGCACTGGCGGCGCGCTCAAGGACGGGGTCATCGAGATCCAGGGCGACCATGTCGAGCTGTTGCTCGGCGAGCTGACCAAACAGGGTTTCAAGGCGAAGAAGTCCGGCGGCTGA
- the accB gene encoding acetyl-CoA carboxylase biotin carboxyl carrier protein, which yields MDIRKVKKLIELLEESGIDELEIKEGEESVRISRHSKTPAAQQFYAPAPMAAAPAAAPVAAAAAPAAEAAAAAPALKGTVIRSPMVGTFYRKPSPTSPNYAEVGQAVKKGDTLCIVEAMKMMNHIESDIGGVIDAILVEDGQPVEFDQPLFTIV from the coding sequence ATGGATATCCGTAAAGTCAAAAAGCTGATCGAACTGCTGGAAGAGTCCGGCATCGACGAACTGGAGATCAAGGAAGGCGAAGAGTCCGTTCGCATCAGCCGTCACAGCAAGACCCCAGCCGCCCAGCAGTTCTACGCACCCGCGCCAATGGCCGCCGCGCCTGCCGCCGCCCCGGTTGCCGCCGCTGCCGCCCCGGCCGCTGAAGCCGCTGCCGCCGCACCAGCCCTGAAAGGCACCGTGATCCGTTCGCCGATGGTCGGCACCTTCTACCGCAAGCCTTCGCCAACTTCGCCGAACTACGCAGAAGTCGGCCAGGCCGTGAAGAAGGGCGACACCCTGTGCATCGTCGAAGCCATGAAGATGATGAACCACATCGAATCCGATATCGGCGGTGTGATCGACGCCATCCTGGTAGAAGACGGCCAGCCGGTTGAGTTCGACCAGCCGCTGTTCACCATCGTTTGA
- a CDS encoding methyl-accepting chemotaxis protein → MRLKWLTNFNTLLLVTVCIALGATLWWSQRALERPYQLMERYLGLSQQFQNDAARNIQAYLGSGDALRHAAAMEANTQLQAALADWPEPLSAKLRPSLDSLQGFTANELLAAGKLAGDPQALLLQAERELGANLEQLASYARDSGNADASRYLTPLLEASLHLGRLSLARDKLVSSGRAELADEVDRELQQIAAQAQAIDGLPLLGVTRAAESNADDFAAMMGLESQASAEQEDIAVGLKRELHSLLSRYPAELQRTREQIERRATLAASTGERLEAVQQAIAGLEPEVRGLHATIAGEVRLIQGLMIGLILLIALLIDTLQRRLARTLTSLAPALSRWAEGDFAQAIALGRTNRELHDIQESLNRLRQYLVELVGTIRHNAEQVAGSSHALAGMSSALHDGAERQAGDTAQIRDALGELEATIQQVAGDASSAAEASRDAGRAVEQGQTVIGQSLSGLRALVDEVQGNARMIEQLAEESATIGGVLTVIRAIAEQTNLLALNAAIEAARAGEMGRGFAVVADEVRSLAQRTTGATGEIQALIDRLQQAARDSVHGMRTQLEHAEATANQAQSADGALDAIVSAIRTISDTAVRIADVTAQQTGAVSEIRDHSERIHELGEDNLQRIGEGREQGEQLLKLGGELNTAVRAFRL, encoded by the coding sequence ATGCGCCTGAAGTGGCTGACCAATTTCAACACCCTGTTGCTGGTGACCGTGTGTATTGCCCTGGGCGCGACCCTGTGGTGGTCGCAACGCGCCCTGGAACGTCCCTATCAACTGATGGAACGCTACCTGGGCCTGTCCCAGCAGTTCCAGAACGATGCCGCGCGCAACATCCAGGCCTACCTGGGCAGCGGCGACGCCCTGCGCCACGCGGCGGCCATGGAGGCCAACACGCAATTGCAGGCAGCCCTGGCCGACTGGCCTGAACCCTTGTCGGCCAAGCTGCGCCCGAGCCTCGACAGCCTGCAGGGCTTCACCGCCAACGAACTGCTCGCCGCCGGCAAGCTGGCCGGCGATCCCCAGGCCTTGCTGCTGCAAGCCGAACGGGAGCTGGGAGCGAACCTCGAGCAACTGGCCAGCTATGCCCGTGACAGCGGCAACGCCGACGCCAGTCGTTACCTGACGCCGCTGCTGGAAGCCTCGCTGCACCTGGGCCGCCTGTCCCTGGCCCGCGACAAGCTGGTCAGCAGCGGCCGCGCCGAGCTGGCCGACGAAGTGGACCGCGAACTGCAACAGATCGCCGCCCAGGCCCAGGCCATCGACGGCCTGCCTCTACTGGGGGTGACCCGCGCCGCCGAATCCAATGCCGATGACTTCGCCGCGATGATGGGCCTGGAGTCGCAAGCCAGCGCCGAGCAGGAAGACATCGCCGTGGGCCTGAAGCGCGAGCTGCACAGCCTGCTCAGCCGCTACCCTGCCGAACTGCAACGTACCCGCGAGCAGATCGAGCGCCGCGCCACCCTGGCCGCCAGCACCGGTGAGCGCCTGGAAGCGGTGCAGCAGGCCATCGCCGGCCTCGAGCCCGAGGTTCGCGGCCTGCACGCCACCATCGCTGGCGAGGTACGGCTGATCCAAGGCCTGATGATCGGCCTGATCCTGCTGATCGCCCTGCTCATCGATACCTTGCAGCGTCGCCTGGCGCGGACCCTGACCAGCCTGGCGCCGGCGCTGTCGCGCTGGGCCGAGGGCGACTTCGCCCAAGCCATCGCCCTGGGCCGCACCAACCGCGAGCTGCACGATATCCAGGAATCGCTGAACCGCCTGCGCCAGTACCTGGTGGAGCTGGTCGGCACTATCCGTCACAACGCCGAGCAGGTGGCCGGCAGCAGCCATGCCCTGGCCGGTATGAGCAGCGCCCTGCACGACGGCGCCGAACGCCAGGCTGGCGACACGGCGCAGATCCGCGACGCCCTGGGCGAGCTGGAGGCAACCATCCAGCAGGTGGCCGGCGATGCCAGCTCAGCCGCCGAGGCCAGCCGCGATGCCGGCCGGGCCGTGGAGCAGGGCCAGACGGTGATCGGCCAGAGCCTGTCCGGCCTGCGCGCGCTGGTCGACGAGGTGCAGGGCAACGCCCGCATGATCGAGCAACTGGCGGAAGAGTCGGCGACCATCGGTGGCGTGCTCACGGTGATCCGCGCGATTGCCGAGCAGACCAACCTGCTGGCGCTCAACGCCGCCATCGAAGCGGCCCGGGCCGGCGAGATGGGCCGTGGCTTCGCCGTGGTGGCCGACGAAGTGCGCTCGCTGGCGCAGCGCACCACTGGCGCCACCGGTGAGATCCAGGCGCTGATCGACCGCCTGCAGCAAGCCGCCCGCGATTCGGTGCATGGCATGCGCACCCAGCTGGAGCACGCCGAGGCCACGGCCAACCAGGCACAGTCGGCCGATGGCGCGCTGGACGCGATCGTCAGCGCCATCCGCACCATTTCCGACACCGCGGTGCGCATCGCCGATGTGACCGCACAGCAGACCGGGGCGGTGAGCGAGATTCGTGATCACAGCGAGCGGATCCACGAGCTGGGCGAGGACAATCTGCAGCGTATTGGCGAAGGGCGTGAGCAGGGCGAGCAGTTGCTCAAGCTGGGCGGTGAGTTGAACACGGCGGTGCGGGCGTTCCGGCTTTGA
- a CDS encoding diguanylate cyclase, producing MTQPAEPSHERLKQHFAQRVIHQARQILEIWQRLQRGEWSSGDLGELCEANLRLQRYAERFEQPEHGSLSTAIGQTLRAIEANSARLNSELISELNRLMQRLSRTGLRKGDQLDNVPLPPLRKPVYIVLQDHDRAERLAQQLEFFGLSVQALCSAEAFQASMSERLPSAIVMDVDFTGAGIGLQLAAQAQQGLEQPVPLLFFCLHETDTPTRLAAVRAGGQEFLTGTLDASSLLEKLELLTSATQYDPFRVLVIDDSRAQALHTERTLNSAGIITRTLTEPIRTMSELADFQPDLIILDMYMPECTGPELAKVIRHNDRYVSVPIIYLSAEDDLDKQLDAMSEGGDDFLTKPIRSRHLVTTVRNRAARARHLKARMVRDSLTGLYNHTHILQLLEDCSFRARREVQPLSFAMLDIDHFKKINDRHGHPMGDRVIKSLALFLKQRLRKTDFIGRYGGEEFAIVMPNTGLEAAHKVLDEIRRRFAEIHYPAQPHDLQCTFSAGVVQLDEQLDALTMASAADEALYRAKHAGRNCVVRVEP from the coding sequence ATGACCCAGCCAGCCGAGCCGAGCCACGAACGCCTCAAGCAGCATTTTGCCCAGCGGGTGATCCACCAGGCCCGGCAGATCCTCGAGATCTGGCAGCGCCTGCAGCGTGGCGAGTGGTCCAGCGGCGACCTGGGCGAACTGTGCGAGGCCAACCTGCGCCTGCAGCGCTATGCCGAACGTTTCGAGCAGCCCGAGCATGGCAGCCTGTCCACGGCCATCGGCCAGACCCTGCGCGCCATCGAAGCCAACAGCGCACGCCTCAACTCAGAACTGATCAGCGAGCTCAACCGCCTGATGCAGCGCCTGTCGCGCACCGGCCTGCGCAAGGGTGACCAGCTCGACAACGTGCCCCTGCCGCCGCTGCGCAAGCCGGTGTACATCGTGCTGCAGGACCACGACCGCGCCGAACGCCTGGCCCAGCAACTGGAGTTCTTCGGCCTCAGCGTACAGGCGCTGTGCAGCGCCGAGGCGTTCCAGGCGTCGATGAGCGAGCGCCTGCCGTCGGCGATCGTCATGGACGTCGACTTCACCGGCGCCGGCATCGGCCTGCAACTGGCGGCCCAGGCCCAGCAAGGCCTGGAGCAACCAGTGCCGCTGCTGTTCTTCTGCCTGCATGAAACCGACACCCCGACCCGCCTGGCCGCGGTACGCGCCGGCGGCCAGGAGTTCCTCACCGGCACCCTGGACGCCTCCAGCCTGTTGGAGAAACTCGAGCTGCTGACCAGCGCCACCCAGTACGACCCGTTCCGCGTGCTGGTGATCGACGACTCCCGCGCCCAGGCCCTGCACACCGAGCGAACGCTCAACAGCGCCGGGATCATCACCCGCACTCTCACCGAGCCGATTCGCACCATGAGCGAGCTGGCGGACTTCCAGCCCGACCTGATCATCCTCGACATGTACATGCCCGAATGCACCGGCCCGGAGCTGGCCAAGGTGATCCGCCACAACGACCGCTACGTCAGCGTGCCGATCATCTACCTGTCGGCCGAGGACGACCTGGACAAGCAGCTCGACGCCATGAGCGAGGGCGGCGACGACTTCCTCACCAAGCCGATCCGCTCGCGGCACCTGGTGACCACCGTGCGCAACCGCGCCGCGCGCGCCCGCCACCTCAAGGCGCGGATGGTGCGCGACAGCCTCACCGGGCTGTACAACCACACCCATATCCTGCAACTGCTCGAGGACTGCAGCTTCCGCGCCCGCCGCGAGGTGCAGCCTCTGAGCTTCGCCATGCTCGATATCGACCACTTCAAGAAGATCAATGACCGCCACGGCCACCCCATGGGCGACCGGGTGATCAAGAGCCTGGCGCTGTTCCTCAAGCAGCGGCTGCGCAAGACCGACTTTATCGGCCGCTACGGTGGTGAGGAATTCGCCATCGTCATGCCCAATACCGGACTGGAAGCGGCGCACAAGGTGCTCGACGAGATCCGCCGACGCTTTGCCGAAATCCATTACCCGGCCCAGCCCCACGACCTGCAATGCACCTTCAGCGCCGGGGTGGTGCAGCTGGACGAGCAGCTCGACGCGCTGACCATGGCCAGCGCCGCGGACGAGGCGCTGTACCGCGCCAAGCACGCCGGGCGCAACTGCGTGGTGCGGGTCGAGCCTTAG
- a CDS encoding NUDIX hydrolase, with translation MPVNPAEVAHRAASDAELVAWVDEHDQLLGALPRAELRERGLIGRCTFILLFNGAGDLCVHRRTLSKALYPGYWDVAAGGMVGVQETYADSAARELAEELGVSGVELRFHETFYFEQPGNRLWGAVFSAVWDGALRLQPEEVSEARFISVEQALAESATLLYCPDSLVALQRYQAASA, from the coding sequence ATGCCGGTCAATCCTGCCGAGGTCGCGCACCGCGCGGCCTCCGACGCCGAGCTGGTGGCCTGGGTCGATGAGCATGACCAACTGCTCGGCGCCCTGCCACGGGCCGAGTTGCGCGAACGCGGCCTGATCGGGCGCTGCACCTTCATCCTGCTGTTCAACGGCGCGGGCGACCTGTGCGTACACCGGCGGACCCTGAGCAAGGCGCTGTATCCCGGTTACTGGGATGTGGCGGCGGGGGGGATGGTCGGGGTGCAGGAGACCTATGCCGACTCGGCGGCCCGGGAGCTGGCGGAGGAACTGGGGGTGAGCGGCGTCGAGCTGCGCTTCCACGAGACGTTCTACTTCGAGCAGCCAGGCAACCGCCTGTGGGGCGCGGTGTTTTCCGCGGTGTGGGACGGGGCGTTGCGCCTGCAGCCCGAGGAGGTCAGCGAGGCGCGGTTCATCAGTGTCGAGCAGGCCCTGGCGGAAAGTGCAACGCTGCTGTATTGCCCGGACTCGCTGGTGGCGCTGCAGCGTTACCAAGCAGCTTCAGCGTGA
- the aroQ gene encoding type II 3-dehydroquinate dehydratase, with amino-acid sequence MATLLVLHGPNLNLLGTREPGHYGAATLAQINQDLEQRARAAGHHLQYLQSNAEYELIDRIHAARNEGVDFILINPAAFTHTSVALRDALLAVSIPFIEVHLSNVHKREPFRHHSYFSDVAVGVICGLGATGYRLALESALEHLAANAQP; translated from the coding sequence ATGGCAACCCTACTGGTGCTGCACGGCCCCAACCTGAACCTGCTCGGGACCCGCGAACCGGGGCACTACGGCGCCGCCACCCTGGCCCAGATCAATCAGGACCTGGAGCAGCGCGCCCGCGCCGCCGGCCACCATCTGCAATACCTGCAGAGCAATGCCGAGTACGAATTGATCGACCGCATCCACGCCGCGCGCAACGAAGGCGTGGACTTCATCCTGATCAATCCGGCCGCTTTCACCCACACCAGCGTCGCATTACGTGACGCATTGCTCGCGGTGAGCATCCCATTCATCGAAGTGCATCTTTCCAACGTGCACAAACGCGAGCCGTTCCGTCACCACTCCTACTTCTCGGATGTTGCCGTAGGGGTGATCTGCGGCCTTGGAGCCACCGGTTACCGGTTGGCCCTGGAGTCCGCGCTGGAACACCTGGCTGCCAACGCACAGCCCTGA
- a CDS encoding DUF2333 family protein: MLDWKNREAKAEPRERVETRGAATRSYVGGLWSRALGTLIGLYLLVCIGLGWYWSQEPELFPVQQNAQAAAERNGQQMVVGYTTIETLKTVAGTLLDKPGGYISNDRFPPGLWMDNMPSWEYGVLVQVRDLSRALRKDFARSQSQSTEDADLAKAEPRFNFDNKSWILPSSESEFEEGIKSLNRYQVRLAKGDQGAIFYTRADNLNNWLGDVATRLGSLSQRLSASVGRVKLNNTLKTESVAPGQAPQVDEEVVETPWLQIDNVFYEARGQAWALSHLLRAIEVDFADVLAKKNATVSVRQIIRELEASQEALWSPMVLNGSGFGMWANHSLVMANYISRANAAVIDLRQLLSQG, translated from the coding sequence ATGCTGGATTGGAAAAACCGCGAGGCCAAGGCCGAGCCCCGTGAGCGGGTCGAAACCCGCGGCGCCGCTACCCGTAGCTACGTTGGCGGCCTGTGGAGCCGTGCCCTGGGTACCCTGATCGGCCTCTACCTGCTGGTGTGCATCGGCCTGGGCTGGTACTGGAGCCAGGAGCCCGAGCTGTTCCCGGTGCAGCAGAACGCCCAGGCCGCCGCCGAGCGCAATGGCCAGCAGATGGTGGTCGGCTACACCACCATCGAAACCCTCAAGACCGTCGCCGGTACCCTGCTCGACAAGCCGGGTGGCTACATCTCCAACGACCGCTTCCCGCCAGGGTTGTGGATGGACAACATGCCGAGCTGGGAATACGGCGTGCTGGTCCAGGTGCGTGATCTGTCCCGCGCGCTGCGCAAGGACTTCGCCCGTTCGCAGTCGCAATCGACCGAGGACGCCGACCTGGCCAAGGCCGAGCCGCGCTTCAACTTCGACAACAAGAGCTGGATCCTGCCGTCGAGCGAGTCGGAGTTCGAAGAGGGCATCAAGTCGCTGAACCGCTACCAGGTGCGCCTGGCCAAGGGCGACCAGGGCGCGATCTTCTACACCCGCGCCGACAACCTCAACAACTGGCTGGGCGATGTGGCTACGCGCCTGGGCTCGCTGTCGCAGCGCCTGTCGGCCAGCGTTGGCCGGGTCAAGCTCAACAACACCCTGAAGACCGAGTCCGTGGCCCCAGGCCAGGCGCCGCAGGTCGACGAGGAAGTGGTCGAGACTCCATGGCTGCAGATCGACAACGTGTTCTACGAAGCCCGTGGCCAGGCCTGGGCGCTGTCGCACCTGCTGCGCGCCATCGAGGTCGATTTCGCCGACGTGCTGGCGAAGAAGAACGCCACGGTCAGCGTGCGGCAGATCATCCGCGAGCTGGAAGCCTCGCAGGAAGCGCTGTGGAGCCCGATGGTGCTCAACGGCAGTGGCTTCGGCATGTGGGCCAACCACTCGCTGGTGATGGCCAACTACATCTCCCGGGCCAACGCCGCGGTCATCGACCTGCGCCAACTGCTGTCCCAGGGCTGA